One part of the Marinitoga sp. 38H-ov genome encodes these proteins:
- a CDS encoding MaoC family dehydratase, which yields MKYEEIKLNQIYEVKRKITANMVETFAEITGDKNPVHLDENFASKTMFKNRIVHGILSVGLISAVLGMEFPGPGTIYMKQDSKFLKPIYLDEEITIRIVVKEKIEEKSRLILTTQIIKEDGSLAVDGEALVMFKN from the coding sequence ATGAAATATGAAGAAATAAAATTAAATCAAATATATGAAGTGAAAAGAAAAATAACAGCTAATATGGTTGAGACATTTGCTGAAATAACAGGTGATAAAAATCCTGTTCATCTAGACGAAAATTTCGCAAGTAAAACTATGTTCAAAAACAGAATTGTTCATGGAATATTGAGTGTAGGATTAATTTCTGCGGTTTTGGGTATGGAATTTCCAGGTCCTGGTACAATATATATGAAACAAGATTCTAAATTTTTAAAACCAATATATTTAGATGAGGAAATAACAATAAGAATTGTAGTAAAAGAAAAAATCGAAGAAAAATCTAGATTAATTTTAACAACACAAATTATCAAGGAAGACGGTTCTTTAGCTGTAGATGGAGAAGCATTAGTGATGTTTAAAAATTAA